The following proteins are co-located in the Mesorhizobium sp. M1E.F.Ca.ET.045.02.1.1 genome:
- a CDS encoding phasin — MAKIPGKTETIENTESATYEPSQATEQVRAVAEQGVEQAKEAFSKLESNTETTQKAFESTLEVAKTTRNEVSLKTIAVLRANAEAGFKHLEALVAVKSPSEFFELQAAFVNKQIDASIEQAKTLQAVMLRAGEDVSKPIKDAFEKALKDLKAA, encoded by the coding sequence ATGGCCAAGATCCCCGGCAAGACCGAAACGATCGAAAACACGGAATCCGCTACCTACGAGCCGTCCCAGGCTACCGAGCAGGTTCGCGCTGTCGCCGAGCAGGGCGTCGAGCAGGCGAAGGAAGCATTTTCCAAACTGGAATCGAACACCGAAACGACTCAAAAGGCTTTTGAGTCGACCCTTGAAGTGGCCAAGACAACCCGCAACGAGGTGTCACTGAAGACGATTGCCGTTCTGCGAGCCAATGCCGAAGCCGGCTTCAAGCACCTCGAAGCCCTGGTTGCCGTGAAGTCGCCGTCCGAGTTCTTCGAGCTGCAGGCCGCTTTCGTGAACAAACAGATTGACGCTTCCATCGAGCAGGCCAAGACCCTGCAGGCGGTGATGTTGAGAGCTGGTGAGGACGTATCCAAGCCGATCAAGGATGCCTTCGAAAAGGCCTTGAAGGACCTCAAGGCCGCTTGA